A window from Planococcus maritimus encodes these proteins:
- the glpX gene encoding class II fructose-bisphosphatase, with protein sequence MERSLSMELVRITEAAAIASSKWMGRGLKNEADDAATEAMRTVFDTIPMRGTVVIGEGEMDEAPMLYIGEKLGSGDGPEVDVAVDPVEGTNIVAAGGWNAIAVLAIADRGNLLNAPDMYMDKIAVGPEAVGTIDINAPVIDNLRAVAKAKNKDIEDVVATIIDRPRHAQIIKEIREAGARIKLITDGDIAGAINTAFDQTGVDILFGIGGAPEGVISAVGLKCLGGEFQGKLMPQDEEERQRCLDMGLEVDKVLMMDDLVKGDDAIFAATGITDGELLRGVQLKGAFAESHTLVMRAKSGTVRFVEGRHSLKKKPDLVMKD encoded by the coding sequence ATGGAACGAAGTCTTTCGATGGAATTAGTGCGGATTACAGAGGCGGCAGCAATCGCTTCTTCTAAATGGATGGGCCGCGGCTTGAAAAATGAAGCAGATGATGCGGCTACGGAAGCGATGCGCACTGTATTCGACACGATCCCGATGCGCGGAACCGTTGTTATCGGCGAAGGCGAAATGGACGAAGCTCCGATGCTCTATATCGGCGAAAAACTTGGTTCAGGCGACGGCCCTGAAGTGGACGTGGCGGTTGACCCGGTAGAAGGCACGAATATTGTCGCTGCCGGCGGCTGGAATGCGATTGCCGTATTGGCGATTGCGGACCGCGGAAATTTACTCAATGCACCGGATATGTATATGGACAAAATTGCGGTCGGCCCTGAAGCTGTCGGCACAATTGACATCAATGCCCCGGTCATCGACAATTTACGCGCAGTAGCCAAAGCGAAAAACAAGGACATCGAGGACGTTGTCGCAACGATTATCGATCGTCCGCGCCATGCACAGATCATCAAGGAAATCCGTGAAGCGGGAGCTCGTATCAAATTGATTACAGACGGTGATATTGCCGGCGCTATCAATACAGCTTTCGACCAAACGGGTGTCGATATCCTATTCGGGATAGGCGGAGCTCCGGAAGGGGTTATATCAGCAGTTGGCTTGAAATGTCTCGGAGGAGAATTTCAAGGGAAACTGATGCCTCAGGACGAAGAGGAAAGACAACGCTGCCTGGATATGGGCCTTGAAGTCGATAAAGTGTTGATGATGGATGACCTAGTTAAAGGCGACGATGCGATCTTTGCAGCAACCGGGATTACAGACGGAGAACTTCTTCGTGGTGTCCAACTGAAAGGTGCTTTTGCAGAAAGCCATACCTTGGTCATGCGCGCGAAATCCGGCACGGTTCGTTTTGTCGAGGGGCGCCATAGCCTTAAGAAAAAACCGGATCTTGTCATGAAAGATTAA